A single genomic interval of Mucilaginibacter robiniae harbors:
- a CDS encoding DEAD/DEAH box helicase has product MTFQDFNFNEQLSEGLDSMGYNIPTAIQQMAIPVILQGKDVIACAQTGTGKTASYLLPVLNHIGQNPKHQISALILAPTRELAQQIDQQVEGLAYFTAISSQAVYGGGDGSAYDQQRKGIDNKVDILIATPGRLLSFLSSGALKLNHLHFLVLDEADRMLDMGFQDDIMRIISHIPAKRQTLLFSATMPGRIRTLARAILQNPEQINIAISQPAEGINQQIYKVYDEQKTKLLTLLLKGGQYNSIIIFASTKEKVKALYKDLKSTGLNVNLFHSDMKQNEREDILLDFKNKKLPIIIGTDALSRGIDVEGIDLVVNYDVPSDPEDYIHRIGRTARAATTGTAITLVNERDQRRLANIQQLINKEITEVALPAELGEAPIFKPVTSHNQHRQKRHSGNRKPGNKPAGKKNIKPKSS; this is encoded by the coding sequence GTGACTTTTCAAGATTTTAATTTTAACGAGCAACTGTCAGAAGGTTTAGACAGTATGGGTTACAACATTCCTACTGCCATACAGCAAATGGCCATACCAGTTATCTTACAGGGCAAAGATGTAATTGCCTGTGCGCAAACTGGTACCGGCAAAACAGCTTCATACTTGTTGCCGGTTTTAAACCACATCGGGCAAAATCCTAAGCACCAAATTAGTGCTTTAATTTTGGCGCCTACACGTGAGTTGGCACAGCAAATAGATCAGCAAGTAGAAGGATTGGCTTATTTTACGGCTATTAGTTCGCAAGCGGTTTATGGTGGTGGTGATGGCTCTGCTTATGACCAGCAACGTAAAGGGATTGACAATAAAGTAGATATTCTGATTGCTACGCCCGGACGGCTCCTTTCATTTTTATCTTCCGGTGCATTAAAACTTAACCACCTGCATTTTTTGGTGCTGGATGAAGCTGACCGTATGTTGGATATGGGCTTTCAGGACGATATTATGCGTATTATTAGTCATATACCAGCTAAAAGGCAAACACTGTTGTTTTCAGCTACGATGCCCGGTCGCATACGTACGTTAGCACGTGCTATATTGCAGAACCCGGAACAGATTAACATTGCCATTTCACAACCAGCTGAAGGCATTAACCAACAAATTTATAAAGTATATGATGAGCAAAAAACCAAACTGCTCACTCTACTATTGAAAGGCGGGCAATACAATAGCATAATTATTTTTGCTTCAACCAAAGAGAAAGTAAAAGCATTGTATAAAGATTTAAAATCAACTGGCTTAAATGTTAACCTCTTTCATTCTGATATGAAGCAGAACGAGCGCGAAGACATCCTGCTTGATTTTAAAAATAAAAAGCTGCCTATAATTATTGGCACTGATGCCCTATCACGAGGTATTGATGTAGAGGGTATTGATCTGGTCGTTAACTATGATGTACCATCCGACCCGGAAGACTACATTCACCGCATTGGTCGTACGGCACGTGCTGCTACTACTGGAACAGCTATTACACTGGTAAATGAGCGCGATCAGCGTAGGTTGGCTAACATACAGCAACTCATTAATAAAGAAATTACCGAAGTAGCTTTACCTGCTGAACTGGGAGAAGCACCAATATTTAAACCTGTTACCAGCCATAACCAACACCGGCAAAAGCGGCATTCCGGCAACCGGAAGCCGGGTAATAAACCAGCTGGCAAGAAGAATATTAAGCCAAAAAGTTCATAA
- a CDS encoding HipA family kinase — protein sequence MSSSLPLIRTVNVMRYVTPLREGGSLPAIAEADDDFLYVLKFRGAGQGIKALIAELIGGELARMIGLKMPEIVFANLDPAFGRTEPDEEIQDLLKASTGLNLALHYLSGAITFDPAVTNVEAKLASQIVWLDCLLTNVDRTVRNTNMLMWHKELWLIDFGASLYFHHTWSNWEEQAKRPFALVKDHVLLCKATELDAVDAEMRALLTPERLQSVVELIPDEWLTEWPSGESAEEVRQVYTRFLQLRIASSEIFLKEAQNARTSRF from the coding sequence ATGAGTTCAAGTTTACCACTCATCCGCACTGTTAATGTAATGCGGTATGTTACTCCTTTACGCGAAGGCGGTTCATTACCAGCTATTGCCGAAGCAGATGATGATTTTTTATACGTTCTGAAATTTAGAGGTGCCGGTCAGGGCATTAAAGCTTTGATTGCAGAACTGATTGGCGGCGAGTTAGCCCGAATGATCGGCCTCAAAATGCCTGAAATTGTATTCGCCAACTTAGATCCGGCTTTTGGCCGTACTGAACCTGATGAAGAAATACAAGATTTACTGAAAGCCAGTACCGGACTTAATTTGGCTCTGCATTACCTTTCAGGTGCTATTACCTTTGACCCGGCAGTTACCAACGTGGAAGCTAAATTAGCTTCACAAATTGTGTGGCTGGATTGTTTACTTACCAACGTTGACCGCACAGTACGCAACACCAATATGCTGATGTGGCATAAAGAATTATGGCTGATTGATTTTGGCGCTTCTTTATACTTTCATCATACTTGGAGTAATTGGGAAGAACAAGCTAAACGGCCGTTTGCTTTGGTGAAAGATCATGTACTGCTATGCAAAGCTACTGAGTTGGACGCTGTAGATGCAGAAATGCGAGCTTTACTAACACCCGAACGCCTGCAATCTGTAGTAGAACTTATTCCTGACGAATGGCTGACCGAATGGCCAAGTGGTGAGTCTGCCGAGGAAGTAAGGCAGGTATATACCCGTTTTCTGCAATTGCGCATAGCCTCGTCTGAAATTTTTTTAAAAGAAGCACAAAATGCCCGAACATCACGTTTTTGA
- a CDS encoding DUF3037 domain-containing protein, translating to MPEHHVFEYAVIRVVPRVEREEFLNIGVIVFCPKQKFLQCHFKLNESRLQLFAEELDIQELQQNINAFEQICQGNKTGGPIAQLDAASRFRWLTATRSTIVQASKIHPGLCNGDAHQTLNKLYNQLVV from the coding sequence ATGCCCGAACATCACGTTTTTGAGTACGCCGTTATCCGCGTTGTACCCAGGGTAGAACGTGAAGAATTTTTAAACATAGGAGTCATTGTATTCTGTCCCAAGCAGAAGTTTTTGCAATGTCATTTTAAGCTAAATGAAAGCCGATTACAACTTTTTGCAGAAGAGTTAGACATTCAGGAACTGCAGCAAAATATTAATGCTTTTGAACAGATATGCCAGGGGAATAAAACCGGTGGACCCATTGCACAACTAGATGCAGCCTCGCGTTTCCGTTGGTTAACGGCTACCCGAAGTACTATTGTGCAAGCTTCAAAAATACACCCAGGCTTGTGCAATGGCGATGCTCATCAAACGTTGAATAAGTTGTACAACCAGTTGGTAGTGTGA
- a CDS encoding MOSC domain-containing protein, translating to MKLSQSSPLQKLLDTLPQQGTVCWIGVRPKRKAAIQTLTQTEAITQQGITGDHYAGTLGSKRQVTLIQQEHLDAIASVMRIQPLSPELLRRNIVTKGINLLALKDKTFWVEDALLEYTGECHPCSRMEENLGPGGYNAVRGHGGITARILQGGPIKIGSTIRVADKLAGKQ from the coding sequence ATGAAATTATCTCAATCATCACCATTACAAAAACTGCTAGATACTTTACCACAACAAGGCACAGTGTGCTGGATTGGGGTACGACCAAAACGCAAAGCCGCTATACAAACCTTAACCCAAACAGAAGCTATCACCCAGCAAGGCATAACCGGCGACCATTATGCCGGCACACTAGGCAGCAAAAGACAGGTTACCCTCATTCAGCAAGAACACTTAGATGCTATAGCTTCGGTAATGCGCATACAACCATTATCACCTGAACTATTGCGTCGAAATATTGTAACTAAAGGCATTAACCTATTAGCATTGAAAGACAAAACCTTTTGGGTGGAAGATGCTTTGCTTGAATATACCGGCGAGTGCCACCCCTGCTCGCGCATGGAAGAAAACTTAGGGCCAGGCGGGTATAATGCGGTACGTGGACATGGTGGTATTACAGCACGTATTCTGCAAGGTGGCCCCATTAAAATTGGCAGCACCATCCGAGTTGCAGATAAGTTGGCTGGTAAACAATAA